Proteins encoded by one window of Pseudomonas coleopterorum:
- a CDS encoding ABC transporter substrate-binding protein, which translates to MKLNKTLLATTLSLGLLAGATSSQAAGWCESGKPVKFAGLNWESGMLLTDLLQFVLEHGYDCKTDSLPGNSITMESALGSNDIQVFAEEWVGRSEVWNKAEQAGKVVGVGAPITGAVEGWYVPRYVIEGDAKRGLDAKAPDLAAIADLGKYAKVFRDQEEPSKGRFYNCPAGWTCELENSEMLKSYGLQDSYTNFRPGTGPALDAAVLSSYKRGEPILFYYWSPTPLLGQVDVVKLAEKPGVDKTISIKVGLSKAFHEGAPELLPVFEKVNLPIDLLNQNLARMSRERIESPKLARLFLKEHPEVWKPWVSEAAASKIEAAL; encoded by the coding sequence ATGAAACTGAACAAGACCCTCCTGGCAACGACCCTGTCCCTGGGCTTGCTGGCCGGTGCCACCAGCAGCCAAGCCGCTGGCTGGTGCGAATCGGGCAAGCCGGTGAAATTCGCCGGCCTGAACTGGGAGAGCGGCATGCTGCTCACCGACCTGCTGCAATTCGTTCTCGAACACGGCTATGACTGCAAGACCGACAGCCTGCCCGGCAACTCGATCACCATGGAGAGCGCCCTGGGCAGCAACGATATCCAGGTGTTCGCCGAGGAATGGGTCGGCCGCAGCGAAGTCTGGAACAAAGCCGAGCAGGCGGGCAAGGTGGTCGGGGTCGGCGCACCGATCACCGGCGCCGTGGAAGGCTGGTACGTGCCGCGCTACGTGATCGAAGGCGACGCCAAGCGCGGCCTCGACGCCAAGGCCCCCGACCTTGCCGCCATCGCCGACCTGGGCAAATACGCCAAGGTGTTCAGGGACCAGGAAGAGCCGAGCAAGGGCCGTTTCTACAACTGCCCGGCCGGTTGGACCTGCGAGCTGGAAAACAGCGAAATGCTCAAGAGCTACGGTCTGCAGGACAGCTACACCAATTTCCGCCCCGGCACCGGGCCAGCCCTGGATGCGGCTGTGCTGTCGAGCTACAAGCGTGGCGAACCGATCCTGTTCTACTACTGGTCACCGACCCCGCTGCTGGGTCAGGTCGATGTGGTCAAGCTGGCGGAAAAGCCCGGTGTGGACAAGACCATCAGCATCAAGGTCGGCTTGTCGAAAGCCTTCCACGAAGGTGCGCCGGAATTGCTTCCCGTGTTCGAGAAGGTCAACCTGCCCATCGACCTGCTCAACCAGAACCTGGCGCGCATGAGCCGCGAGCGTATCGAGTCGCCCAAGCTGGCGCGCTTGTTCCTCAAGGAGCACCCGGAAGTCTGGAAGCCATGGGTCAGTGAAGCGGCAGCCAGCAAGATCGAAGCGGCGCTTTGA
- a CDS encoding ABC transporter permease, which produces MFPESFTFSIADWVNDGVDALVTRYGDVFRQISDTLLWAIVNLESLLRMTPWWLMLAIVGGIAWHASRKWLTTVVIVGLLFLVGAVGLWDKLMQTLALMLVATVISVVIAIPLGILAARSDRLRAVLMPLLDIMQTMPSFVYLIPVLMLFGLGKVPAIFATVIYAAPPLIRLTDLGIRQVDREVMEAINAFGANRWQQLFGVQLPLALPSIMAGINQTTMMALSMVVIASMIGARGLGEDVLVGIQTLNVGKGLEAGLAIVILAVVIDRITQAYGRPRHEVGR; this is translated from the coding sequence ATGTTTCCTGAGAGTTTCACCTTCTCCATCGCCGACTGGGTCAACGACGGCGTCGATGCGCTGGTCACCCGCTACGGCGATGTGTTCCGGCAGATTTCCGACACGCTGCTGTGGGCCATCGTCAATCTGGAAAGCCTGCTGCGCATGACGCCTTGGTGGCTGATGCTGGCCATCGTCGGCGGCATCGCCTGGCATGCCTCGCGCAAATGGCTGACCACCGTGGTCATCGTTGGCCTGCTGTTTCTGGTGGGAGCCGTGGGCTTGTGGGACAAGCTCATGCAGACCCTGGCCTTGATGCTCGTCGCCACGGTGATTTCCGTAGTAATCGCAATACCCCTGGGCATTCTTGCCGCGCGCAGCGACCGGCTGCGTGCGGTGTTGATGCCGCTGCTCGACATCATGCAGACCATGCCCAGCTTCGTGTACCTGATCCCGGTGCTGATGCTGTTCGGCCTGGGCAAGGTGCCTGCCATCTTCGCCACCGTCATCTACGCGGCACCGCCGCTGATTCGCCTGACCGACCTGGGTATTCGCCAGGTGGACCGTGAGGTCATGGAAGCGATCAACGCCTTCGGCGCCAACCGCTGGCAGCAGCTGTTCGGCGTGCAACTGCCGCTGGCACTGCCCAGCATCATGGCCGGTATCAATCAGACCACGATGATGGCGCTGTCCATGGTGGTGATCGCCTCGATGATCGGCGCGCGCGGCCTGGGCGAAGACGTGCTGGTCGGCATTCAGACACTGAACGTGGGCAAGGGCCTGGAGGCAGGGCTGGCGATCGTCATTCTGGCGGTCGTGATCGACCGCATCACTCAGGCCTATGGTCGTCCCCGTCACGAGGTAGGCCGATGA
- a CDS encoding quaternary amine ABC transporter ATP-binding protein, with protein MNPPKIQVRNVYKVFGKREKEALALSQQGQSKEQVLAATGCVVGVDDLSLSIAAGEVFVIMGLSGSGKSTLVRHFNRLVDPSSGQILVDGEDILRYGMPALREFRRRKISMVFQSFGLLPHKSVLDNVAYGLKVRGESKALCQERAQQWVEAVGLNGYERAYPQQLSGGMRQRVGLARALAADTDIILMDEAFSALDPLIRAEMQDQLLELQTRLHKTIVFITHDLDEAIRLGNRIAILKDGRLIQAGTAREILHNPADDYVDRFVQRRSVAV; from the coding sequence ATGAACCCACCCAAGATCCAAGTGCGCAACGTCTACAAGGTATTCGGCAAGCGCGAGAAAGAGGCGCTGGCGCTGAGCCAGCAAGGGCAAAGCAAGGAGCAGGTGCTGGCCGCAACCGGTTGCGTGGTCGGCGTCGATGACCTGTCGTTGTCGATCGCAGCGGGCGAGGTGTTCGTGATCATGGGCCTGTCCGGTTCGGGCAAGTCGACATTGGTGCGGCATTTCAACCGACTGGTTGACCCTTCCAGTGGCCAGATTCTGGTGGATGGCGAAGATATCCTGCGCTATGGCATGCCAGCGCTGCGCGAATTTCGCCGTCGCAAGATCAGCATGGTGTTCCAGAGCTTCGGCCTGTTGCCGCACAAGAGCGTGCTCGACAACGTCGCCTATGGGCTCAAGGTTCGCGGCGAGAGCAAGGCGCTGTGTCAGGAGCGGGCGCAGCAGTGGGTCGAGGCGGTCGGTCTCAACGGCTACGAGCGTGCCTATCCCCAGCAGCTGTCCGGCGGCATGCGCCAGCGCGTGGGCCTGGCACGGGCACTGGCGGCGGACACCGACATCATCCTCATGGACGAAGCGTTCAGCGCTCTGGACCCGTTGATCCGCGCAGAAATGCAGGATCAGTTGCTGGAATTGCAGACCCGCCTGCACAAGACCATCGTGTTCATCACCCACGACCTGGACGAGGCGATTCGCCTGGGCAACCGGATCGCCATCCTCAAGGATGGCCGCTTGATCCAGGCTGGGACCGCCAGGGAAATTCTGCACAACCCGGCTGATGATTACGTCGACCGGTTCGTGCAGCGTCGCAGCGTTGCGGTTTGA